TTCTGTAAGCTGGAGAATCAATTCTTCTGGTAGCTTTGGCCCTTTCAATGGAGGCGATTAATTCCAATTCCGTAAAAACGGAGGTTTCCAAATGCTCTATCTCGATAAGAAGAGAATCCAGATGGCGGGAGCCGACTTCTTCAAGGTAGCTCTTTGCCAATGCCGAGGTATCAATATAGGCGATCATTCTTCATCCCTCATTTGACGGATCATTTCTGCCGCAGTGGGACCCGGTGTCATTTTGATTCGTTTAAAAGGAGTGTAATGAAAAAGCCCCCCGCTGATAAGTCTGCCTTCTTTTTTCCATTGTTCAATTTTCTTCGCAAGCTGTTTGAGCCGCATTTTTTTAGCTTTGGTTTCCTTCGATGGTTTCAAATTGGAAAGAAAACCGACCACTTTATTGCGAACCTTTACCGCGATTGTTTCCCCCGCCTGCATCAATTGCAGGTAATAACTCAAACGACTTTTTAATTCTCTAACGCCCACTTCAATCATATTGCCTCCAATGTAGTCATCTTACATATAGGTGACTACATTGGCAAGCCGTATTTTCAGAGAAAGCAATGAGCTGTTGAGTTTTTATCCCCCTTAAGGCACATTCCGGCCCCAAAATGGACTCCGCGCACATTCGCAATTTTTGTATCATCGCCCATATTGACCATGGCAAATCCACGCTGGCCGACCGTTTTTTGCAAAAGACGGGGGCGATTAGTGACCGCGAGATGCGGGAACAATTTCTCGATCAAATGGATATTGAGCGGGAGCGCGGCATTACCATCAAGGCCCAAACAGTCCGCCTTAAATATGTCGCCAAAGATGGAGAAGAATATGAACTCAATCTGATCGACACTCCGGGCCATGTCGATTTTTATTATGAAGTTTCTCGAAGCCTTGCCGCCTGCGAAGGCGCTTTACTTTTGGTCGACGCCACGCAAGGCGTTGAGGCGCAGACGGTGGCCAACGCTTTGATGGCCATGGAACAAAAACTCGAACTTCTTCCCGTCATCAATAAAATTGATCTTCCGAGCGCGGATCCGGAAAAATGTCGAAAAGAAATAGAGGAAATTCTGGCACTGGATGCTTCCGAAGCCATTGGAGCCAGCGGCAAAACCGGTTTGGGCGTTGATGAAATTCTCGAAGCGATTGTCAAAAAACTCCCGCCTCCCAAGGGAGACACACAAGCTCCGCTTCAAGCTCTCGTCATGGATAGTTGGTTTGATAGTTATCAAGGGATTGTTGTGCTCGTGCGTGTTGTAAATGGTGTGTTGCGTGTGAATCAGCAAATTCGTCTGATGAATGTGGGTAAAAATTTTATTGTGCTGAAGATCGGTGTTTTTACTCCGGTGGCCAAACCCATTTCTGAACTCTCTGTGGGAGAAGTGGGATTTGTCGTCGCCAATATCAAGGAAGTGAGTGACACAAAAGTGGGGGATACAATCACCGAGGCGGAAAGACCTGCCCCAAAAGCGCTTCCCGGTTTTAAAGAAATCAAGGCGATGGTTTTTGCGGGACTCTATCCAACCGACCCCGATCAATATGACGACTTCAAAGTGGCGCTTGAAAAATTAAAACTCAACGATGCCTCTTTTTCTTTTGAACCGGAGACATCGCCGGCACTGGGTTTTGGTTTTCGTTGCGGATTTTTGGGTTCGCTTCATATGGAAATTATTCAGGAGCGTCTTGAAAGGGAATACCAGCTTTCTCTCATCACCACCGCGCCAACCGTTGTTTATCAGGCAAAAACGACGGCGGGCGAAATGATTTGGGTCGACAATCCGGCAAAACTTCCGGAGACGCAATACATCAACACCATTTTGGAACCCTACGCACGCGTGCACATCCACGCCCCCGCAACAACGGTGGGTCCGGTTTTGAAATTGTGCGAAAGCGTGCGCGGAATTCAGGAAGGGATTCAATATTTCGGCACCGAACGCGTTTTGATCACCTATCATATTCCTTTCGGCGAAATGATGTTCGGATTTCACGATCAACTCAAGTCGGTCAGCAAAGGTTATGCCTCGCTGGATTACACGATCACCAATTATGAAGTAGGCGATCTGATCAAACTCAACATTCTTATCAACGGCGAGGCGGTCGATGCGCTTTCGTGCATCGTCCACCGCGAACATGCCTATTACAAAGGGCGCGAACTCGCCGCAAAACTCAAGGAACTTATTCCGAGGCAAATGTTTGAGATCGCCATTCAGGCGGCTATCGGAAACAAAATTGTCGCGCGCGAAACGGTGAAGGCGTTGAGAAAAGATGTCATTGCAAAATGTTACGGAGGCGATATTACACGCAAACGCAAATTGCTCGAGAAACAAAAAGAGGGAAAAAAGCGGATGAAGAGAGTAGGGAAGGTCGACATCCCGCAAGAAGCTTTCCTGAGTGTGTTGAAGATTAAATGAGATATCTTCCACACTGTCATCCCCGCGCAGGCGGGGATCCAGAATATTAAATACTGGATTCCCGCTCCCTGCTTACTGCCTGCAGGGACAAGCTTCGCGGGAATGACATAGGGTTTTCGGAGACACCATAAATGAACCCATCTAAAAACAAATTTTGGGAAACGGTGAAGTCGGTTGGGCTGGCGCTTTTGGTGGCTTTGTCGCTCCGCGCTTTTTTGGTGGAACCCTTTAAGATTCCGTCTCCCTCAATGGTGCCAACGCTTTTGATTGGTGATCAGATTTTTGCGAACAAATTTGTGTATGGACTCCGCGTTCCTTTCACCAAAAAACGTTTTTGGAGTGGGCGCGATCCCGGCAGAGGCGAAGTTATTCTTTTTAAATATCCGGTTGATGAGAGTCTTGACTTTATCAAACGCGTCGTCGGTTTGCCCGGAGACACGGTTCGAATTGAGGGCGAAGATGTTTATGTGAACGGAGAAAAATTGCACAAGGAAGATGCGACTCTTGAACCGTTTCCAAATAATCCCGGCAGGGCAAATGTCACACCTCCGGTTCCCTATAAAACCGTGACACTTTTCCCTGAGTGGGCACACTACCGGTTTTATCAGGAAGCATTGGGGCCCGTAAAACATTTGATTCAGGAAGATTCCCCATGGTTTCCCAGCGGCGAATTCAAAGTACCCGAGGGAAATTTTTTCGTGATGGGCGACAACAGAGACCACAGCGCCGATTCGCGCGAATGGGGTTTTGTCCCCCGCGAAAATATCATCGGCCGCGCCATGTTCATCTGGCTCTCCTTCGATTGGGACAAACCGCTCTACGATCTAATCCGCTGGCACCGCTTCGGAAGATGGATTTATTGACAGGCTACATTTAGGGTAAGCCAATCACCCGAGGGCAAGGTGGATGCGTATGGCATTATCTATTTGGGATAGAGTTTCCGCAGAAATGATTCCCGCGGGTCTTACAAGACGAAGTTTGGATACCGTTCGAATCTGTTCCGCCAGAGCTTTTGAATCCTTTCCAAGGCCGCTTTCTTTTTTTCCGATGAATACCTGAAAGGGCTCCACGTGTTTTACATTCTTGGAGGTCAACGGAAGAACGGTTACCTGTTGGTAGCGGACATTGGCGATGTCATTTGAAATGACAAGACATGGCCTTGATTTTTTGATCTCCGTGCCGATTGTCGGATCCAGATTGATCCAGTAGATATCGCCGCGCTTTGGAAAAGAGTTTACCATTCCGGCCAGCCCTCTCTGTCGGCATTCTCAAAATCATCCGCAACATCCTCATTCGCGCGTATATAGGCCTTGACAAGAAGGTCTCTGAGTTCTTTTTGTTTTTTTAATTTAAGGTGTTCTTCGATGCAATTGTTGATGAACTCGCTCAGCGAACGGTCCTTTGCCAGAGTTTTTATCTGGCTCGCTAATTTCTCTTTAATGACAACCGTTGTCCTCATATTAAATCACCCCTTTGATGACATACAAGAATAATATAAGTCATCAAATCGGTGATGTCAAAGGGAACATTCCAAAAAAAAACCACACAACTTTTTTTGAGAATTGCCGATAACAGTATAGAAGAGCCAAATGCGCGGAATAGCACCAATATTTACACCGGAAGCATTGGCTAGTGCGGATGTGGCCTATGCCAATATGGTGGGGGCCGCTGATGTCGACGTTTTTCTGGATGGTTTGGCGGATCTTCGCGATGCGGTTGTTCAATTGGATGCAACTGGGGAAGATAGCGCCGTACAAACCTTTCTGAATGCCCTTCATATGTCCCCTGTAATCTACCGCAGAATGAGTCCCAAAAAACAAGAAGCCTATCGAAGAGTGATTGCCATCGCCATTCGTGCAAACCACCCCCTTTTCGCCAGAGCCCATCCACCTGTTTCTGCTGGCATCCGATTTGCCTCACACGACGCCGCCGTTGCTACCGTGACTTCTATTTTAAGAAAAAACCCTGTGGACGCCTTTGCTGAAAAATTGGGTTTGAATGCGGAAGAAAGAAAAGGTTTGGATATTTTGTGTAGGGTGTTTGGACAAAAAGAGATTCCCGGCTTTTTGGAACAATTACAATCGAAGGAAGAAAATACAACGGATGTCATTAAAATTTTCTGTCGTGCCATAGCAAGACTTGTAGACCAAAAACGCATCAGTGACCGCGTCTTGGAACAGTTGATGAAAAGATTGCAGATGAATGATGAATATATACTTCTACCCATGGCATTCTTAATGCTTGTAATATTGGAAATCGAAAATGCTGTATTGGGTTTTGTCTTTACCCAAGACGCACCCAACCAGTCAAAGATGCTTGTACCTTGGGCGATCATAAGAGAAGGGGATGGGATCTTTTATTCGAGAATGGGTAAAGCCGTTTTTGTGGGGGAACTTCAAAAAGAAGCGTTCGTCAAATTGCTTGAATATGATTTAGGCAGAATTCATTCGACTACACCTATTTTGCTTATTCTCGAACAACCGGGTTCCAATAACACCGCAGGAATACAGCGCATTTTTTATGGACTCCATCCGCAAGGAACTTTGCTGGCACTTCAAGTTGATTCATTGACCGTTAAAGCCATTCCAAAATTTGAGACTCCCTTCCAAAAGAGAAGTAGTTATTCTCTTCCCGATGCGGTGGCATTTTACGATGCACTTGCATCTCAAAGTCGGAGAATGCCAGAGTTTGAAGGGTCAGTTACCCCGTCGAGAGTAACGATGGAATCTCCTGAACACTGGAGAGGGTTAGCACAACTTAAACAAGTTGCGATAAATGTCGGACAGGCAAGAGATCTATTGTCGCAGTTTTTTGAAAACAGAACAGGCAATCATTTAACAGAAAAGGCTATAAACGCGTTGAGTAATGGAAACGCTAGAGAATTTTTAGGTATTTTGAATAGCATGGTAGGTTCAGTTTCTGCTGGAGTCATATACGAAATAATGAAACGACTTGCTGTATATTTGAACGATCCGGAAAATCGAAACTCAAACATTAATCTTGATGAATTGATTTCTTTTGATGAATTGGTCTATCGAAGGGGCTCGGTTTGGCGCCATGTTCTTGGTGCTTTTGTTTTACGTGATACCTCTGATACTGTCCATTATAGTGTTGAACCGTTTTATATACGTGCTCTATTTTTTGCGGCTTTGGTGGAAAAGGATTATTCCGCGTCTTTGTTGTGGCGCCATGAGCAGAGTAATATTGAAACAACAATAGGATGGCTCTTATCTTCAGAAGATGTAAAGACAGCACTCGATCAACTCGACGCCATCTCTGAACTTGGCTTATTCGCAAGATGGGGTGTTGCGGAGGCAAGGGCCAGATTGGTATCGCTGACACGATTTTTTGATGAAGGTTCCCCGCAAAGACGTCATGTCGAGTTTGTCCTGCAGGAACTGGAAAAACCTATGCCCTGAATTCCCCAAAAAAATCACAAAATTGACAGCAACTAACCCATGGTGTAAGTAACTTACGCTATGGTGATTGGTTCACCATCTGTGTACGGGAAGGATCCGGTGCATTCTTTTTGACGGGGGCCATTATGTATTTTAATCCGCAGGTAAAAGACAGCAAGAAAGACTTTTTTAATTTTGACGTGTTGCAGGAAGAACTGAAAAAAGCCATCCAAGACAAGCTGGCTCCGCTCATTGCGATATATGGACTCAGGCGAACCGGCAAGACCAGTCTCATCAGGGTAGTGCTGAATTCCATGGGCAGGAAATATGTATGGATTGACAGTCGCGACATTTCTTCACGCGATGATTTTCATAATAAACTTTCAGACGAAATCGGAAAATTCAAGCGATTTAAAATGGACAGGTTGACATTGAAAGGAGTCGGTTTGTCGTTGAATTTTATGAAGAAGGGACTGGATTATCTCAATAAACACAAGATGATATTGGTTATAGACGAGGCGCAGTTGTTGAAGAGACTTCATCTGGACAATTCAATAGCCTATATTTACGATAATTTTTCAAACATCAAAGTCGTTATTTCCGGTTCGGAAGCCGGTATGTTGAAAAATTTTTTGGGGAAAAATAACGCAAAGGCACCGTTGTATGGAAGAGCTGTGCTGGAACTTCAGACGAACAGGTTAGATAAAGAAGGCGGTTTCATCTTTCTAAGAGAAGGTGCGAAACAGGCAAAAATGGATTTTACGGATGAAGAAATTCTGACAGCCATCAAAGAATTGGACGGCATCATCGGATGGCTTACAAAATATGGATGGTACCGCTTGAAACATTCCCCCAAAGAATCCCTGAAAAGCACCATCGAGGAGGGCAAGGTGCTTGCGAAAGAGGAATTCATGAAATTTGCGGTAAAAGCCGAGGCCAGGTACAAAAAAATGATGCGATCCATCAAAGGGGGAGCAGGATGGGACGAAATCAAGAACCAGATATCCATATCGGACAAACAACTTTATTCCATGTTGAACAGATTAATAGACAACGGCTTTGTTGAAAAAAAAGAAGGAATTTATACGATAGCCGATCCATTATTAGAGGTCTCGTTGTAAAAAGCATTTTTCAAATAATGCAGACAAGACAAAACATTAAACACAAAACATCAAACCTGTTGCAATTCAAAAGTTTTCCATATAGACGCTCCCTTTGATGAAAAGGGCTTATCTTGCGTTGGCTGATGGTGGTCTCTATGAGGGGACTTCTTTTGGATTTGAATCGGAAACCTCCGGCGAAGTTGTTTTCAATACCTCTCTTACCGGTTATCAGGAAATTTTAACGGACCCTTCTTATTGCAAACAGATTGTTCTTTTGACCTATCCGATGATCGGAAATTACGGAGTCAATTTGGAAGACGTTGAATCTTCCAAAATCCAAGCGGCGGGTCTCATTGTCAAAGAATATTGCGCAACGCCCAGTAACTGGCGCTCCACGCAAACTCTGTCGGAATATTTAAAAGAAAATAAAATTGTTGCGGTTCAAGGGTTGCCCACGCGCGAGATTGTGCGTCGCATCCGCGATAAGGGAGCCCAGCCCGGTATTTTGGCAACAGGGGATTGGGATACTCAAGAATTGCTGAGAAAAGCGGCCGATTTGCCCAGCATGGCGGGGCAAAATCTGACCCCCAATGTAACTTGTTCGGCGCCTTATGTTGTTTCTCCGAAAGACAATCCAGCCTCTTATAAAATTATCGCTTTTGACTTTGGGATTAAACAGAACATTGTTCGGGAATTGGTTGCGCGGGGTTGCGAAGTCAAAGTGGTGCCTGCTGATACCTCTGCGGAAGACGTTTTAAAAGAAAAACCTGATGGAATTTTCCTGTCGAATGGTCCCGGAGACCCGGCCGCCTGTACGGAGATCATCAAAAATATTCAGAAGATGATTCCCTCCAACATTCCGATGTTTGGAATTTGTCTCGGATTTCAACTTTTATCTCTGGCGTTGGGAGCCAAAACTTTCAAACTGAAATTTGGTCACCGCGGTGGAAATCAGCCTGTCAAAGATTTGAAATCAGGACGTGTGCTGATTACAGCTCAGAATCACGGTTTTGCTGTCCATCCGGAAAGTTTGATTTCCGACATGGAATTAACGCAACTGAATTTAAATGATGGAACCGCTGAAGCCTTCCGTCATAAAAAATATCCGATTGAAGCGGTGCAGTATCATCCCGAAGCGGCGCCGGGACCGCATGATTCCAACATTTTTTTTGATGAATTTTGTGAAAGAGTAAAAAATGCCAAAACGCACAGACATTCATAAAATTTTGGTGATCGGTTCGGGTCCCATTCAGATTGGGCAGGCCTGCGAATTTGATTACTCGGGGACACAAGCGCTGAAAGCGCTCAAGCAAGAGGGCTATCAGACCGTTCTCGTCAATTCAAATCCCGCTACGATCATGACCGATCCGGAATTTGCAACGGTCACTTATATAGAGCCGCTCACGGTTCCTTATCTCACAAAAATCATCGAACAAGAAAAACCCGATGCGCTTTTGCCAACGGTGGGCGGACAAACAGCCCTCAATTTGACGATGGATTTGGAACGCGCCGGCGTTTTGAAAAAACATAACGTGCAGTTGATCGGCGCCAGTCTCTCAGCGATTCACAAAGCCGAAGACCGCAGAGCTTTCAAAGAGTGCATGCAGTCGATTGGTCTTAACGTTCCCGCGAGCGGGCTTGCGTGCACTATGAAAGAGGCAAGAGAAGTCGTCAAGAAAATCG
This Deltaproteobacteria bacterium DNA region includes the following protein-coding sequences:
- the lepA gene encoding elongation factor 4 — protein: MDSAHIRNFCIIAHIDHGKSTLADRFLQKTGAISDREMREQFLDQMDIERERGITIKAQTVRLKYVAKDGEEYELNLIDTPGHVDFYYEVSRSLAACEGALLLVDATQGVEAQTVANALMAMEQKLELLPVINKIDLPSADPEKCRKEIEEILALDASEAIGASGKTGLGVDEILEAIVKKLPPPKGDTQAPLQALVMDSWFDSYQGIVVLVRVVNGVLRVNQQIRLMNVGKNFIVLKIGVFTPVAKPISELSVGEVGFVVANIKEVSDTKVGDTITEAERPAPKALPGFKEIKAMVFAGLYPTDPDQYDDFKVALEKLKLNDASFSFEPETSPALGFGFRCGFLGSLHMEIIQERLEREYQLSLITTAPTVVYQAKTTAGEMIWVDNPAKLPETQYINTILEPYARVHIHAPATTVGPVLKLCESVRGIQEGIQYFGTERVLITYHIPFGEMMFGFHDQLKSVSKGYASLDYTITNYEVGDLIKLNILINGEAVDALSCIVHREHAYYKGRELAAKLKELIPRQMFEIAIQAAIGNKIVARETVKALRKDVIAKCYGGDITRKRKLLEKQKEGKKRMKRVGKVDIPQEAFLSVLKIK
- the lepB gene encoding signal peptidase I, which gives rise to MNPSKNKFWETVKSVGLALLVALSLRAFLVEPFKIPSPSMVPTLLIGDQIFANKFVYGLRVPFTKKRFWSGRDPGRGEVILFKYPVDESLDFIKRVVGLPGDTVRIEGEDVYVNGEKLHKEDATLEPFPNNPGRANVTPPVPYKTVTLFPEWAHYRFYQEALGPVKHLIQEDSPWFPSGEFKVPEGNFFVMGDNRDHSADSREWGFVPRENIIGRAMFIWLSFDWDKPLYDLIRWHRFGRWIY
- a CDS encoding type II toxin-antitoxin system PemK/MazF family toxin, producing the protein MVNSFPKRGDIYWINLDPTIGTEIKKSRPCLVISNDIANVRYQQVTVLPLTSKNVKHVEPFQVFIGKKESGLGKDSKALAEQIRTVSKLRLVRPAGIISAETLSQIDNAIRIHLALG
- a CDS encoding ATP-binding protein, whose protein sequence is MYFNPQVKDSKKDFFNFDVLQEELKKAIQDKLAPLIAIYGLRRTGKTSLIRVVLNSMGRKYVWIDSRDISSRDDFHNKLSDEIGKFKRFKMDRLTLKGVGLSLNFMKKGLDYLNKHKMILVIDEAQLLKRLHLDNSIAYIYDNFSNIKVVISGSEAGMLKNFLGKNNAKAPLYGRAVLELQTNRLDKEGGFIFLREGAKQAKMDFTDEEILTAIKELDGIIGWLTKYGWYRLKHSPKESLKSTIEEGKVLAKEEFMKFAVKAEARYKKMMRSIKGGAGWDEIKNQISISDKQLYSMLNRLIDNGFVEKKEGIYTIADPLLEVSL
- the carA gene encoding glutamine-hydrolyzing carbamoyl-phosphate synthase small subunit, translating into MKRAYLALADGGLYEGTSFGFESETSGEVVFNTSLTGYQEILTDPSYCKQIVLLTYPMIGNYGVNLEDVESSKIQAAGLIVKEYCATPSNWRSTQTLSEYLKENKIVAVQGLPTREIVRRIRDKGAQPGILATGDWDTQELLRKAADLPSMAGQNLTPNVTCSAPYVVSPKDNPASYKIIAFDFGIKQNIVRELVARGCEVKVVPADTSAEDVLKEKPDGIFLSNGPGDPAACTEIIKNIQKMIPSNIPMFGICLGFQLLSLALGAKTFKLKFGHRGGNQPVKDLKSGRVLITAQNHGFAVHPESLISDMELTQLNLNDGTAEAFRHKKYPIEAVQYHPEAAPGPHDSNIFFDEFCERVKNAKTHRHS